A region from the Aegilops tauschii subsp. strangulata cultivar AL8/78 chromosome 5, Aet v6.0, whole genome shotgun sequence genome encodes:
- the LOC109767473 gene encoding uncharacterized protein, whose translation MVKQKIVLKLPLDGERNRRKAFKAAVGMAGVTSATLEGDKIIIVGDGVDPIALTTMLRRSLGKAELVSISSGDDKKKDGGYGYGYGGEKKKDGYGYGGSDGGGGKDSKGNGGYHQNEVAPIPYPAYHQYNAMPSCPAYAYAPYQQQQQDPGCSIM comes from the exons ATGGTCAAG CAAAAGATTGTTCTCAAGTTGCCGTTGGATGGCGAGAGGAACAGGAGGAAGGCCTTCAAGGCCGCTGTTGGAATGGCAG GCGTGACATCCGCGACGTTGGAGGGGGACAAGATCATCATCGTCGGCGACGGCGTCGACCCGATCGCGCTGACGACGATGCTCCGGCGCAGCCTAGGCAAAGCCGAGCTCGTCAGCATCTCTTCCGGCGATGACAAGAAGAAAGATGGCGGCTACGGCTACGGGTACGGCGGAGAAAAGAAGAAGGACGGCTACGGCTACGGCGGAAGCGACGGTGGCGGCGGCAAGGACTCCAAGGGCAACGGCGGTTACCATCAGAATGAGGTCGCGCCGATCCCGTACCCCGCGTACCACCAGTACAACGCCATGCCGTCCTGCCCTGCTTACGCGTACGCTCCGTATCAGCAACAGCAACAGGATCCCGGTTGCAGCATAATGTAA